The following are encoded together in the Humulus lupulus chromosome 5, drHumLupu1.1, whole genome shotgun sequence genome:
- the LOC133778794 gene encoding protein LEAD-SENSITIVE 1-like — MSLISNRTNRSSLRKGDHVYSFRNLHAYSHHGIYVGDNRVIHFTRTQESESESSADNNFKIERCKHCGYEPKKNRGVVKTCLKCFLKGHRLFRFKYGVPSSNLVLNRSGTCTTGSCGYSEDEVVQRATDILKSDEGFGHFDIFENNCEAFAMYCKTGKSVSLQAFSLKNKGKIAKEVMRGQSFSMKKAIESGLNLVVKNRIDTLHYDMKIHQQDRSAVDSGDHE, encoded by the exons ATGAGTTTGATCTCAAACAGGACTAATCGGAGCTCCCTTCGAAAAGGAGATCATGTGTACAGCTTCAGAAATCTGCATGCATATTCTCACCATG gaATATATGTTGGGGACAATAGAGTGATCCATTTCACAAGAACACAAGAATCCGAATCAGAATCATCTGCAGATAATAATTTCAAAATCGAGAGATGTAAACACTGTGGATACGAGCCAAAGAAGAACCGAGGAGTGGTGAAGACCTGCCTTAAGTGCTTCCTGAAAGGCCACAGGCTCTTTCGCTTCAAGTACGGTGTCCCATCGTCTAACTTAGTCCTCAACCGTTCAGGAACATGCACCACCGGCTCTTGCGGCTACTCCGAAGACGAAGTCGTCCAACGCGCCACCGATATTCTAAAATCCGACGAGGGGTTTGGCCACTTCGACATTTTCGAAAACAATTGCGAGGCCTTCGCAATGTACTGCAAAACGGGGAAGAGTGTAAGTCTGCAAGCCTTTTCTttgaaaaacaaaggaaagatTGCAAAAGAAGTTATGAGAGGCCAGTCCTTTTCTATGAAAAAGGCCATTGAGAGTGGCTTAAATTTGGTGGTGAAAAATAGGATTGACACCCTTCACTATGATATGAAAATTCATCAGCAGGATCGCAGTGCTGTTGATAGTGGTGATCATGAGTGA